One Mya arenaria isolate MELC-2E11 chromosome 5, ASM2691426v1 genomic window carries:
- the LOC128235094 gene encoding uncharacterized protein LOC128235094: MVIIFIVCFLGLCFAQNPSRSQGTEPSCYIKNRFEYEFGVLEKLENLQRDKNELVANVTALTAFVETLTRKIKGLNDPGGNTYIRWGKKSCPTNTAAELVYEGFAGGAPYDKPGNGANYICLPKDPQWGTDTSSSNIGYVHGAEYQMEGMLKDQDVPCAVCRTPSTNVLMIPARQECYEGWTKEYHGYLMAERHNHASNKEYICMDGEPEPRVGTKANVNGALLYFQEAVCGSLPCLPYNAGWKLTCVVCTFEPL, from the exons ATGGTGATCATTTTTATAGTGTGTTTTCTAGGGCTATGTTTTGCGCAAAATCCTTCAAGGAGTCAAGGGACGGAGCCTTCGTGCTACATAAAAAACAGGTTCGAGTACGAGTTTGGGGTGCTGGAAAAGCTAGAAAACCTACAGAGGGACAAAAACGAACTGGTTGCTAATGTAACAGCTCTTACAGCTTTCGTTGAGACGCTCACCAGAAAGATTAAAG GACTCAATGACCCCGGTGGTAACACTTACATCCGCTGGGGAAAAAAGTCGTGCCCAACCAATACAGCCGCTGAACTCGTCTATGAGGGGTTTGCAGGTGGAGCACCGTATGATAAGCCTGGCAATGGTGCCAACTACATATGTCTACCAAAGGATCCACAGTGGGGTACAGATACGTCATCAAGTAATATAGGCTACGTACATGGCGCCGAGTATCAAATGGAAGGAATGTTGAAAGACCAGGACGTTCCTTGCGCAGTATGCAGGACGCCAAGTACCAATGTACTTATGATCCCGGCTAGACAAGAATGCTACGAAGGTTGGACTAAAGAATACCATGGTTATCTCATGGCTGAACGCCATAACCATGCGTCTAACAAAGAGTATATCTGTATGGACGGTGAACCGGAACCACGTGTTGGGACAAAAGCGAATGTAAACGGAGCACTGCTTTATTTTCAAGAAGCAGTCTGTGGCTCCCTACCATGTCTGCCTTACAATGCAGGATGGAAACTTACATGTGTAGTCTGTACATTTGAGCCGTTGTAA